A part of Perca fluviatilis chromosome 15, GENO_Pfluv_1.0, whole genome shotgun sequence genomic DNA contains:
- the grap2a gene encoding GRB2-related adapter protein 2a — MEARGKYDFTATADDELSFRKGDILKILSPQDEWYKAEMNGQEGFIPQNYVEIHTPRWFQENASRSAAEEVLRYKGVGDFVIRGCQSSPGDFSISVKHESDVQHFKVMKDNKGQYFLWSEKFTSLNKLVEFYKCTSISKTREIYLNDGSSDIKSPPATQSVKRGSLPEQRNTAAAIVASPRRASDQPHNQLAKRSGLEERAHTIGHTGRNSPVAAAYPPRRTSETMPLPQRAPTLQVKALYDFTAEEEDELGFSTGDIIEVLDRSDASWWKGKLRGKSGLFPANYTIQL; from the exons ATGGAAGCCAGAGGAAAGTATGATTTTACTGCAACAGCAGACGACGAGCTCAGCTTCAGAAAGGGCGATATACTTAAG ATTTTAAGCCCACAAGACGAGTGGTATAAAGCCGAGATGAACGGACAGGAAGGATTCATTCCACAAAACTACGTTGAGATTCACACTCCAAG GTGGTTTCAGGAGAACGCCAgtcgcagcgctgcagaggaagtcCTCCGTTACAAAGGTGTGGGAGACTTTGTGATCCGAGGATGCCAGAGCTCCCCGGGAGACTTCTCCATCTCTGTCAA ACATGAGAGTGACGTTCAGCACTTCAAAGTGATGAAAGACAACAAAGGCCAGTACTTCCTGTGGTCAGAGAAGTTCACCTCCCTGAACAAGCTGGTGGAGTTCTACAAGTGTACATCCATCTCTAAAACCAGGGAGATCTACCTCAACGATGGCAGCTCGGACATTAAGAGCCCCCCCGCGACCCAGTCG GTGAAGAGGGGAAGTTTGCCTGAGCAACGTAACACAGCTGCAGCCATTGTTGCTTCACCGCGCAGAGCTTCAGACCAGCCTCACAACCAGCTG GCTAAGAGATCGGGTCTGGAGGAGCGAGCTCACACCATCGGTCACACAGGAAGAAACAGCCCCGTCGCAGCTGCCTATCCCCCCCGTCGCACATCTGAAACCATGCCTCTCCCCCAG AGGGCGCCCACGCTGCAGGTGAAGGCGCTGTACGACTTCAccgcagaagaagaagacgaacTCGGTTTCAGCACGGGTGACATCATCGAGGTGTTGGATCGTTCTGACGCGTCCTGGTGGAAAGGGAAGCTGCGGGGGAAAAGCGGGCTGTTTCCTGCTAACTACACAATAcagctgtga